A portion of the Psilocybe cubensis strain MGC-MH-2018 chromosome 10, whole genome shotgun sequence genome contains these proteins:
- a CDS encoding Pheromone B beta 1 receptor, with the protein MHHPELPVFAFITAFLVLTPLIWHWRSGNVAVIAISLWLFVVDIIYGVNTIVWAGNVNDPMPVWCDITSKIVVGASFALPLATVCICKHLEMVSSSRKVSYDIADRKRRMIFEGIMCFGIPLLFMALHYIVQGHRYDVFEDFGCQATVYISIPAIFIIWFPPLLFSVITLIYAALALNNFIRRRLTFAAHLQNSNSALTTNRYLRLIAMSLTEMAWGTSLTAYNLWNNVSPGLRPWTTWADVHSNFSRVDPFPLSEVPPWFTKTMMLFWWTMPASSIIFFVFFGFGEEALKEYRRIWGWIRRNVFRRPEVEKTKKPFGILSPNSSHPPHSAFSHLSQSTITLAPSPGPTSFTHKSKFEEATKDTEYTPDAAPPYYASYPPTRTHIAVPIDPLRDTRSIMEPRASLVSSAPDETDTFTISTFSYYGAQPASPSSPTSTIMVPSSPAVVPHSLPPPPRRFPRQAPSSSSVRTAVSNAAPREEADEAQYDASPRPSSLVLCPPSPDGLDERQEIGTLGVPGGSILVTVHRQASLDRGA; encoded by the exons ATGCACCATCCTGAACTGCCCGTCTTCGCTTTCATCACTgccttcctcgtcctcacaCCCCTCATCTGGCATTGGCGCTCTGGAAATGTCGCGGTCATCGCCATTTCCCTCTGGCTCTTCGTCGTTGATATTATTTATGGCGTCAACACCATCGTGTGGGCAGGAAATGTGAACGACCCAATGCCTGTGTGGTGCGATATCA CGTCCAAGATTGTTGTGGGCGCTTCTTTCGCTCTTCCCCTGGCCACCGTTTGCATATGCAAACACCTGGAAATGGTCTCGTCGTCCCGAAAGGTCTCCTACGACATTGCAGACCGTAAAAGACGCATGATATTCGAAGGCATCATGTGTTTCGGTATCCCTTTACTCTTCATGGCTCTTC ACTATATTGTCCAAGGCCATCGCTACGACGTGTTTGAGGACTTTGGCTGCCAAGCTACGGTCTACATCTCCATCCCagccatcttcatcatctggTTCCCGCCTCTACTGTTCTCTGTTATTACGCTCATTTACGCCGCGCTCGCTCTCAACAACTTtatccgccgccgcctcacATTCGCAGCGCACCTGCAAAACTCGAACTCGGCACTCACAACGAACCGCTACCTCCGCCTCATCGCGATGTCCCTGACAGAGATGGCATGGGGAACCTCCCTCACCGCGTACAACCTCTGGAACAACGTATCGCCTGGACTGCGCCCATGGACGACCTGGGCGGATGTGCACAGCAACTTCTCCCGCGTCGACCCGTTCCCGCTGTCGGAAGTCCCGCCTTGGTTCACCAAAACTATGATGCTCTTCTGGTGGACGATGCCGGCCTCTAGTATCATattctttgttttcttcGGCTTTGGAGAGGAGGCTCTCAAGGAATACAGAAGAATCTGGGGGTGGATCAGGAGGAACGTGTTTAGGAGACCAGAGGTggagaagacaaagaaaCCTTTCGGGATCTTGTCCCCTAATAG CTCCCACCCACCGCACAGCGCCTTCTCCCACCTCTCCCAGTCAACCATCACACTTGCGCCGAGCCCGGGGCCCACGTCCTTCACCCACAAATCCAAATTCGAGGAAGCGACCAAGGACACGGAGTACACCCCCGACGCCGCACCGCCCTACTACGCGTCATACCCACCCACGCGCACACATATCGCCGTGCCCATCGATCCACTAAGGGATACACGGTCAATAATGGAGCCGCGCGCGTCGCTGGTGTCCAGTGCCCCAGATGAAACCGACACGTTCACCATCTCCACGTTCTCGTACTACGGCGCGCAGCCCGCCTCCCCTTCGTCGCCGACGTCGACGATTATGGTCCCTTCGTCTCCGGCGGTTGTGCCGCATAgtctgccgccgccgccgaggCGGTTCCCCAGACAggcgccgtcgtcgtcgagtgTGCGGACGGCGGTCTCGAACGCGGCTCCGCGTGAAGAGGCTGATGAGGCGCAGTACGACGCGTCCCCTCGGCCTTCGTCGCTGGTATTGTGCCCTCCGAGTCCTGATGGCCTCGATGAGCGTCAGGAAATAGGTACTTTGGGGGTCCCTGGTGGTTCAATCTTGGTGACTGTCCACCGACAAGCATCGCTTGACCGTGGAGCGTAA